A section of the Bryobacteraceae bacterium genome encodes:
- the fabG gene encoding 3-oxoacyl-ACP reductase, with product MNELSGKAILVTGAARRIGRAIALRLHAEGARVLIHYGTSEQEARQTAALCGGAPLYRANLESVDEIRALFEQIGEREGALYGLVNNAARFTRRSVEEMTEHDWDWIHSVNLKAVFFCAQQAARLMRGNPGGEGRIVNISSMGAFLAWPEHVHYCASKAGVVALTRGLARALAPSISVNSVAPGVIPFEERDDPEIQRMARTTPAGRPGTGEEIADAVVFFLRSSAFITGQVLQVDGGLGLR from the coding sequence ATGAACGAGCTGAGCGGGAAGGCCATTCTGGTGACCGGCGCGGCGCGGCGCATCGGGCGCGCCATTGCGCTGCGCCTGCACGCGGAAGGGGCGCGCGTCCTGATCCACTACGGGACTTCCGAACAGGAGGCCCGCCAGACGGCCGCCCTGTGCGGAGGCGCGCCGCTGTATCGCGCCAACCTGGAAAGCGTGGACGAAATCCGTGCGCTGTTCGAGCAGATTGGCGAGCGGGAGGGCGCTCTCTACGGGCTGGTGAACAACGCGGCGCGCTTCACGCGCCGAAGCGTGGAAGAGATGACCGAACACGACTGGGACTGGATTCACTCGGTGAATCTCAAGGCGGTGTTTTTCTGCGCGCAGCAGGCGGCGCGGCTTATGCGCGGCAATCCGGGCGGCGAGGGACGGATCGTCAACATCAGTTCCATGGGCGCGTTTCTTGCCTGGCCGGAGCATGTCCACTACTGCGCCTCCAAGGCGGGCGTGGTGGCGCTGACGCGCGGCCTGGCGCGGGCGCTGGCGCCGTCGATCAGCGTCAATAGCGTTGCGCCGGGCGTGATTCCTTTCGAGGAACGCGATGACCCGGAAATCCAGCGGATGGCGCGCACGACGCCGGCGGGCCGGCCGGGCACGGGCGAAGAGATCGCCGACGCGGTGGTGTTCTTTCTCAGGTCGAGCGCGTTCATCACCGGGCAGGTCCTTCAGGTGGACGGCGGACTCGGGCTCCGCTGA
- a CDS encoding restriction endonuclease subunit S — protein sequence MTEIRGDWPLTTLGEEFEIQQGKSLSPNSRRGQKPRPFLRTSNVLWGRVDLTTVDQMDFTDEEFSRLSLVDGDLLVCEGGDIGRAAVYRGPSAHYAYQNHLHRLRAKTDEIIPDFVVHWLRAAFTQLGLYEGVGNKTTIPNLSRARLSQLQVPKPDPDEQRQVAGILGNLQLAIEVEAAICNKLAALKSATMAKLFREGLRGEPLKQTEIGEIPESWEVVRLGDVARITTGTTPSTDEPEYYAGDIPFVKTAEIDGQIILGSSVHVSHKAVSDYRLKLYPPGTVFLAMYGQGKTRGRSALLGVAAATTQNTAAIECFERLVPTYLWHWLDSRYDDLRGMGNLGHLSHLNLGYVKDLLIPLPSVSEQEEIGSAIDLIRRRLQVTKDKVRILDQLFRAMLASLMTGAIRVKDLNLAEVSHV from the coding sequence ATGACCGAGATTCGTGGAGACTGGCCGCTCACCACCCTGGGCGAAGAGTTCGAGATTCAGCAGGGCAAGTCGCTGTCCCCGAACTCCCGGCGTGGTCAAAAGCCCCGCCCGTTCCTTCGGACCTCGAATGTGCTCTGGGGACGTGTTGATCTGACAACGGTAGACCAGATGGATTTTACGGACGAAGAGTTCAGCCGATTGAGTCTAGTGGACGGCGATCTGCTGGTCTGTGAAGGCGGGGATATCGGCAGGGCCGCTGTCTATCGCGGGCCTTCGGCCCATTACGCCTATCAGAACCATCTTCATCGATTGCGAGCCAAGACCGATGAGATCATCCCTGACTTCGTGGTGCATTGGTTGCGCGCAGCCTTCACGCAGCTGGGTCTCTATGAAGGTGTAGGAAACAAGACAACGATTCCCAATCTTTCGAGGGCAAGGCTTTCACAACTGCAAGTCCCCAAACCTGATCCGGACGAGCAGAGGCAGGTTGCCGGCATACTTGGAAACCTCCAACTGGCTATCGAAGTTGAGGCGGCGATCTGCAACAAGCTGGCCGCGCTGAAGTCGGCGACGATGGCGAAGCTGTTCCGGGAGGGGCTGCGCGGCGAGCCGCTCAAGCAGACCGAGATCGGCGAGATTCCGGAGAGTTGGGAAGTGGTGCGCCTCGGGGATGTCGCTCGTATTACGACCGGAACGACGCCCTCAACTGACGAGCCTGAGTACTATGCGGGAGACATTCCTTTCGTGAAGACTGCGGAAATCGATGGTCAAATCATCCTCGGGAGCTCAGTTCATGTATCACACAAAGCCGTGAGCGACTACCGACTCAAGCTCTATCCGCCAGGAACAGTCTTTCTCGCCATGTATGGGCAGGGCAAGACCCGGGGCAGATCTGCCCTTCTTGGAGTGGCGGCAGCGACAACCCAGAATACGGCAGCGATTGAGTGCTTCGAGCGACTCGTCCCAACGTACCTGTGGCACTGGTTGGATTCTCGGTACGATGACCTTCGCGGCATGGGTAACCTGGGCCATCTTTCCCACCTGAACCTCGGATATGTCAAAGATCTTTTGATCCCGCTGCCTAGCGTCAGCGAGCAAGAGGAGATCGGCAGTGCCATTGATCTGATTCGGCGTCGGCTGCAGGTGACGAAAGACAAAGTGAGAATCCTGGACCAGCTGTTCCGTGCGATGCTGGCATCGCTCATGACCGGCGCGATCCGCGTTAAGGACCTCAACCTTGCGGAGGTCAGCCATGTCTAG
- the ccrB gene encoding cassette chromosome recombinase B codes for MGWDTGRGSNMPSKSNGNGNGGPATVRCAIYTRKSTDEGLNQDFNSLDAQRDAGEAYIRSQAGEGWTLLPDQYDDGGYTGANMDRPALRRLLADIQAKKIDCVVVYKVDRLSRSIRDFGRIMEILEKHGATFVSVTQQFNTTTSLGRLTLNILLSFAQFEREIISERTRDKQILARKRGKWTGGHVPLGYDLVDGCLVINEEEAARVRQVFEWYLEGHSVHGIVAKCEGLGWRNKQWATKEGRTFGGHPLRKCHIYTMLANPLYAARIRAADEIVAANHPRIVDDNTFGLVQQKLKENTRNPGGGRGPRVEALLRGLLYCAACGSPMSPSYSSSKNRRYRYYVCLRTMQRNGDGCTTRAVSAPVVEEAVIESVRRFAAQPKVVEAIARAARQRLSEELARHREELKGLNVRVRNAKSQLARAKNLDADREAALRGIVSSGEAKAEQLRSLVERGERLRFDDRMVRQRMATFDEVWKTMTIQQQAALLRQLIERVGYDARGDKVKVTYHSNGIREFSKGATK; via the coding sequence ATGGGTTGGGACACCGGCCGGGGGTCAAACATGCCAAGCAAGAGTAACGGCAACGGGAACGGCGGTCCTGCGACTGTCCGGTGTGCCATCTACACCCGGAAGTCCACGGACGAGGGGCTGAATCAGGACTTCAACTCACTCGACGCGCAAAGGGACGCCGGCGAGGCCTACATCCGCAGCCAGGCCGGCGAGGGATGGACACTCTTGCCGGATCAGTACGATGACGGCGGCTACACCGGGGCAAACATGGACCGCCCGGCGCTGCGCCGCCTGCTGGCGGACATCCAGGCCAAGAAGATCGATTGCGTCGTGGTCTACAAGGTGGACCGGCTCAGCCGCTCCATCCGCGACTTCGGCCGGATCATGGAGATCCTGGAGAAGCACGGCGCGACGTTCGTGTCGGTCACGCAGCAGTTCAATACGACCACTTCCCTCGGCCGCCTCACGCTGAACATCCTGCTTTCCTTCGCGCAATTCGAGCGGGAGATCATCTCCGAGCGGACCCGCGACAAGCAGATCCTGGCGCGCAAGCGCGGCAAGTGGACCGGCGGCCATGTGCCGCTCGGGTACGACCTCGTGGACGGCTGCCTCGTGATCAACGAAGAAGAGGCTGCCCGTGTGCGGCAGGTCTTCGAGTGGTACCTGGAAGGCCACTCCGTCCATGGCATCGTGGCGAAATGCGAGGGCCTCGGTTGGCGCAACAAGCAGTGGGCAACCAAGGAGGGCAGGACGTTCGGCGGTCATCCGCTGCGGAAGTGCCATATCTACACGATGCTGGCAAACCCGCTCTACGCCGCGCGCATCCGCGCCGCCGACGAGATCGTCGCCGCCAATCACCCCCGCATCGTCGACGACAACACCTTCGGCCTGGTCCAGCAGAAGCTGAAGGAAAACACGCGGAATCCCGGCGGCGGGCGCGGGCCAAGGGTGGAAGCCCTGCTGCGCGGCCTTCTCTACTGCGCGGCCTGCGGGTCGCCGATGTCGCCGAGCTACTCGTCGAGCAAGAACCGGCGCTACCGGTACTACGTCTGCCTCCGCACCATGCAGCGGAACGGTGACGGTTGTACAACGCGCGCCGTGTCCGCGCCGGTGGTGGAGGAGGCGGTCATTGAAAGCGTCCGGCGGTTCGCCGCGCAGCCCAAGGTCGTGGAAGCGATCGCCCGGGCGGCGCGCCAGCGGCTGAGCGAAGAATTGGCCCGACATCGCGAAGAGTTGAAAGGCCTCAATGTCCGCGTGCGGAATGCCAAGTCGCAACTCGCGCGCGCGAAGAACCTCGACGCCGACCGGGAGGCCGCGCTCCGCGGGATCGTTTCGTCGGGAGAGGCCAAAGCGGAGCAACTCCGCAGCTTGGTGGAGCGCGGCGAACGGCTGCGGTTCGATGACCGGATGGTGCGCCAGCGTATGGCTACGTTTGACGAGGTTTGGAAGACCATGACCATCCAGCAGCAGGCGGCGCTGCTGCGCCAATTGATCGAACGGGTCGGCTACGACGCCCGCGGCGACAAGGTGAAGGTCACCTACCACTCGAACGGCATCCGGGAGTTCTCGAAAGGAGCGACGAAGTGA
- the galT gene encoding galactose-1-phosphate uridylyltransferase, whose protein sequence is MPELRKDPITGRWVIISTDRARRPMDFVRERTPPPAASRICPFCPGMETKTPPEILAYRESGAPNTPGWTLRVVANKFPALRVEGELNKQGEGLYDRMNGIGAHEVIIETPEHSATLSEMSEKHVADVFFAFRDRMVDLRRDVRLRYVIAFKNHGAAAGATLEHPHSQLIALPVVPKRVQEELEGARRYYSFRERCIYCDILQQEGQTRERIVFESDHFVVIAPFASRFPFETWIVPRRHNAHFEASEPAVIQNLGWVVRTVLRKLDKALEQPPYNFMLHTAPLQDGPLDHYHWHLEVIPKLTKVAGFEWGTGFYINPTPPEEAAQFLVEVGLP, encoded by the coding sequence GTGCCGGAACTACGCAAGGACCCGATTACTGGCCGCTGGGTGATCATTTCCACCGACCGGGCGCGGCGCCCGATGGACTTTGTCCGCGAACGCACGCCGCCGCCAGCAGCCTCGCGCATCTGCCCGTTCTGTCCGGGCATGGAGACGAAGACGCCGCCGGAGATCCTCGCCTACCGCGAGTCCGGCGCGCCGAACACGCCCGGCTGGACACTGCGGGTGGTGGCCAACAAGTTTCCCGCCCTGCGCGTGGAAGGCGAGCTGAACAAGCAGGGCGAGGGGCTCTACGACCGCATGAACGGTATCGGCGCGCACGAAGTGATCATCGAAACGCCCGAACACTCGGCTACGCTCAGCGAGATGAGCGAGAAGCACGTGGCTGACGTCTTCTTCGCCTTCCGCGACCGCATGGTGGACCTGCGGCGCGACGTGCGGCTGCGTTACGTCATCGCCTTCAAGAACCACGGCGCGGCGGCCGGGGCGACGCTCGAGCATCCGCACAGCCAGCTCATCGCGCTCCCCGTGGTGCCCAAGCGCGTGCAGGAGGAGCTGGAGGGCGCGCGCCGCTACTATAGCTTCCGCGAGCGCTGCATCTATTGCGACATCCTCCAGCAGGAGGGCCAGACGCGGGAGCGGATCGTGTTTGAGTCCGACCACTTTGTCGTCATCGCTCCGTTCGCCTCCCGCTTCCCGTTCGAAACGTGGATCGTGCCTCGCCGCCACAACGCTCATTTCGAGGCGAGCGAGCCCGCCGTCATCCAGAACCTCGGCTGGGTGGTGCGCACGGTGCTTCGCAAGCTGGACAAGGCGCTCGAACAGCCGCCGTACAATTTCATGCTGCATACGGCGCCGTTGCAGGACGGGCCTCTCGACCACTACCACTGGCACCTCGAAGTGATCCCGAAGCTGACCAAGGTGGCCGGCTTTGAGTGGGGCACAGGGTTCTACATCAATCCCACGCCGCCGGAGGAGGCGGCCCAGTTCCTCGTGGAGGTGGGCCTGCCCTGA
- the mazG gene encoding nucleoside triphosphate pyrophosphohydrolase, whose translation MQDDAARGSAGEKFERLVGIMARLRGEGGCPWDRQQTFDSIKPYTLEETYEVLDAIDRRDWSALAEELGDLILQAVFYAQMAAEAGHFTIADALDAINEKLVRRHPHVFAGGDARTAEQVLKRWNEIKDEEKRQRGEEKRGLLDGVLRNQPALMEAAHLSKKAAAAGFDWPDIGGVFEKMREEIAELERAREGAGQHRIEEEIGDLLFTVVNLARFLGVDPEQALRRTNAKFRSRFAEVENGLAERGRGFHQTTLEEMEELWQRAKTREGSKSGS comes from the coding sequence ATGCAGGACGATGCGGCCCGCGGCAGCGCGGGCGAAAAGTTCGAGCGTCTCGTCGGGATCATGGCCCGCCTGCGCGGCGAAGGCGGCTGCCCCTGGGACCGTCAGCAGACGTTTGACTCGATCAAGCCGTACACGCTGGAAGAGACGTACGAGGTGCTGGACGCCATCGACCGCCGCGACTGGAGCGCGCTGGCCGAAGAGCTGGGCGACCTGATTCTCCAGGCCGTGTTTTACGCGCAGATGGCCGCCGAGGCGGGCCACTTCACCATCGCCGACGCGCTCGACGCGATCAATGAAAAGCTCGTGCGCCGCCACCCGCACGTGTTTGCCGGCGGCGACGCCCGGACCGCCGAGCAGGTGCTGAAACGCTGGAACGAGATCAAGGACGAGGAAAAACGGCAGCGCGGCGAGGAGAAGCGCGGACTGCTTGACGGCGTCCTGCGCAACCAGCCGGCGCTGATGGAGGCGGCGCATCTTTCGAAAAAAGCCGCCGCGGCGGGCTTTGACTGGCCTGATATCGGCGGCGTTTTCGAAAAAATGCGCGAAGAAATCGCCGAGCTGGAAAGGGCGCGCGAGGGCGCCGGGCAGCATCGGATCGAAGAAGAAATCGGCGATCTGCTGTTCACCGTGGTCAACCTCGCCCGGTTTCTCGGCGTCGACCCGGAACAGGCGCTGCGGCGCACCAATGCGAAATTCCGCAGCCGCTTCGCCGAGGTCGAAAACGGCCTTGCCGAACGCGGGCGCGGTTTCCACCAGACGACACTCGAGGAGATGGAAGAGCTTTGGCAGAGGGCCAAGACGCGCGAAGGATCGAAATCCGGAAGCTGA
- the fba gene encoding fructose-1,6-bisphosphate aldolase produces the protein MPLVSMRQLLDEAAKKGYGIGAFNVNNMEQIQAIMEAARETESPVIIQASRGARAYSQDRFLYHLMLAAAELYPEIPVAFHLDHGNSPATCRSAIEMGFTSVMMDGSLLEDGKTPAPYDYNVRVTKEVVEMAHARGVTVEAELGTLGGIEDGHGAGGTGLEHLTDPNQAEQFVKETGCDALAVAIGTSHGAYKFSKKPDGSVLKMDRLIEIHQRIPNTHLVMHGSSSVPKELQDIINQYGGKLKPTWGVPIEEIQLGIKHGVRKINVDTDNRLAMTGAIRKVLWENPEKFDPRDYLKPAREAMKKVVMERMIQFGQAGHAKEIIPIPLQEMAEMYRKGQLVTC, from the coding sequence ATGCCCCTCGTATCCATGCGGCAGTTGCTGGATGAGGCCGCCAAAAAAGGCTACGGCATTGGCGCCTTCAACGTGAACAACATGGAGCAGATCCAGGCGATCATGGAAGCGGCGCGGGAGACCGAGTCGCCGGTGATCATCCAGGCATCGCGCGGTGCGCGCGCCTACAGCCAGGACCGCTTCCTCTACCACCTGATGTTGGCTGCGGCGGAGCTGTATCCGGAGATCCCCGTGGCCTTCCACCTCGACCACGGCAACAGCCCCGCCACCTGCCGCTCGGCGATCGAGATGGGCTTCACCTCGGTGATGATGGACGGCTCGCTGCTCGAAGACGGCAAGACGCCGGCCCCCTACGACTACAACGTTCGCGTGACGAAGGAAGTGGTCGAGATGGCCCATGCCAGGGGCGTTACCGTCGAGGCTGAGCTGGGCACTCTGGGCGGCATTGAGGATGGTCACGGCGCCGGCGGCACGGGCCTCGAACATCTCACCGATCCCAACCAGGCTGAGCAGTTCGTCAAGGAGACCGGCTGCGATGCGCTGGCCGTCGCCATCGGCACTTCGCACGGCGCCTACAAGTTCAGCAAGAAGCCCGACGGCAGCGTCCTGAAAATGGACCGCCTCATCGAGATCCATCAGCGGATCCCGAACACGCACCTGGTGATGCACGGCTCCTCGTCGGTGCCCAAGGAGCTTCAGGACATCATCAACCAGTACGGCGGCAAGCTGAAGCCGACCTGGGGCGTCCCCATCGAAGAGATCCAGCTCGGCATCAAGCATGGCGTGCGCAAGATCAACGTGGATACCGACAACCGCCTCGCCATGACCGGCGCCATCCGCAAGGTGCTCTGGGAGAACCCCGAGAAGTTCGACCCGCGCGACTACCTCAAGCCCGCCCGCGAGGCGATGAAGAAGGTGGTCATGGAGCGGATGATCCAGTTCGGCCAGGCAGGTCACGCAAAAGAGATCATCCCGATTCCGCTGCAAGAGATGGCCGAAATGTACCGCAAGGGCCAGCTCGTCACTTGCTGA
- a CDS encoding DNA methyltransferase has protein sequence MPNGSPSAFAAVVRDIRDRLNLSQEKFAAQLRVSLPTVNRWEKGKTEPDGAVRHAVTEFVKSLGPEFADLYARLTGKEAVHVAPAPPVRRGRRKRAAEPAAPSNGNGQVMDNRSMETLLWKAACSIRGEKDAPKFKDYILPLVFIKRLSDVFEDEVARLTEEFGDEETARAVIEADPSLVRFYIPPEATWPVVSGRKKFDWPEDRKPRTLGEQLTTTIRAIAKANPSLQGVIDIVDYNETRNGEREISDEALARLIETLSDPRYRLGLHDVEPDFLGRAYEYLLRKFAEGQGQSAGEFFTPKEVGWLMARLMDPKQGEEVYDPCCGSGGLLVKCQLVLKEREQKIDRPLKLHGQELTGSSFAIARMNMVLHDMTGEIVRGNTMSNPKFLEEGRLKRFDIVVTNPMWNQDNFDPKSYENDPYERFETRGGYAPASSADWAWLQHVAASMKDRGRAAVVIDTGAASRGSGSQGENKEKTIRRWFVEQDLVEGVILLPDNLFYNTTAAGLIIVLNAAKPKSRRGQVLLANASAEFRKGRPKNELTEEGIRRVVQCFREWKDQEGLCRVVSQQQIAEADYNLSPSRFVRSAAAAQNGDIQSILGELAALRKEEQALDATLAATFAGLGFQWEIER, from the coding sequence ATGCCTAATGGCTCACCTTCCGCCTTCGCTGCTGTTGTCAGGGATATACGCGACCGCCTGAACCTATCCCAAGAGAAATTCGCCGCTCAGCTCCGTGTGTCTCTGCCCACCGTGAACCGCTGGGAAAAAGGGAAAACCGAGCCAGATGGGGCCGTGCGGCACGCGGTGACCGAGTTCGTCAAGTCTCTGGGGCCGGAGTTTGCCGATCTCTACGCACGCCTGACCGGGAAGGAGGCTGTCCACGTCGCCCCCGCGCCGCCGGTTCGACGAGGACGGCGCAAACGGGCGGCCGAGCCGGCGGCTCCCTCCAACGGCAACGGTCAGGTCATGGACAATCGCTCCATGGAGACGCTGCTGTGGAAGGCGGCCTGTTCCATCCGGGGCGAGAAAGACGCGCCAAAGTTCAAGGACTACATCCTGCCGCTGGTGTTCATTAAGCGGTTGTCGGACGTCTTCGAGGACGAGGTCGCCCGCCTGACCGAGGAATTCGGCGATGAGGAAACGGCGCGCGCTGTGATTGAAGCCGATCCATCGCTGGTCCGCTTCTACATCCCTCCCGAGGCAACCTGGCCGGTGGTCAGCGGCCGCAAGAAGTTCGACTGGCCCGAGGACCGCAAGCCCCGAACCCTCGGCGAGCAGCTCACCACGACGATCCGCGCCATTGCCAAGGCGAATCCCAGCCTTCAGGGCGTCATCGACATCGTCGACTACAACGAGACGCGCAACGGCGAACGCGAAATCAGCGACGAGGCGCTGGCGCGCCTGATCGAGACGCTCAGCGATCCCCGCTACCGGCTCGGCCTCCACGACGTGGAGCCGGATTTCCTGGGCCGCGCCTACGAGTACCTCCTGCGGAAGTTCGCCGAGGGCCAGGGGCAAAGCGCCGGCGAGTTTTTCACGCCGAAGGAGGTCGGCTGGCTGATGGCGCGGCTGATGGACCCCAAGCAAGGCGAGGAGGTCTACGATCCCTGCTGCGGCTCCGGCGGGTTGCTGGTGAAGTGCCAGTTGGTGCTCAAGGAGCGGGAGCAGAAGATCGACCGCCCGCTCAAGCTGCACGGCCAGGAACTGACCGGCTCGTCTTTCGCGATCGCCCGGATGAACATGGTGCTGCACGACATGACCGGCGAGATCGTGCGCGGCAACACCATGAGCAATCCGAAGTTCCTGGAGGAGGGACGGCTGAAGCGGTTCGACATCGTGGTGACCAATCCGATGTGGAACCAGGACAACTTCGACCCGAAGAGCTACGAGAACGATCCCTATGAACGGTTCGAGACACGCGGCGGCTATGCGCCGGCGTCGAGCGCGGACTGGGCTTGGCTCCAGCATGTGGCGGCGTCCATGAAGGATCGCGGCCGGGCCGCGGTGGTGATCGACACGGGCGCCGCCAGCCGCGGCAGCGGCAGCCAGGGCGAGAACAAGGAAAAAACCATCCGCCGCTGGTTTGTCGAGCAGGACCTGGTGGAAGGCGTCATTCTGCTTCCGGACAATCTCTTTTACAACACGACTGCCGCGGGCTTGATCATTGTCCTGAACGCGGCGAAGCCCAAGAGCCGCCGCGGGCAGGTGCTGCTCGCGAACGCCAGTGCGGAATTCCGGAAAGGACGCCCGAAGAACGAGCTCACCGAGGAGGGTATCCGCAGGGTTGTGCAGTGTTTCCGCGAGTGGAAGGATCAGGAGGGGTTGTGCCGGGTGGTCAGCCAGCAGCAGATCGCCGAGGCGGACTACAACCTGTCGCCGTCGAGGTTCGTTCGCAGCGCGGCTGCTGCCCAGAATGGAGATATTCAGAGCATTCTTGGCGAACTGGCGGCCCTGCGCAAAGAGGAGCAGGCGCTCGATGCCACTCTCGCAGCGACGTTTGCCGGCCTGGGTTTTCAATGGGAGATCGAGCGATGA
- the menC gene encoding o-succinylbenzoate synthase, giving the protein MAFRIEQIRLHWLEMPLVHFFETSFGRTTRRKIILVEVCSGGVSGWGEATCGEHPFYNEEWTEGAWLILRDYVIPAALGQQLESAAGAAKFAAGLRGHRMARGALEAACWDLEARLRGEPLWKTIGGGARREIPCGVSIGIQNTVEELLEKIRTELAAGYQRIKIKIKPGWDVNAVEAVRREFPDILLMADANSAYTLADTERLKQLDRFRLMMIEQPLAHDDIIDHARLQERLETPICLDECIRTAHHAEQAIRLGACRIINIKLGRVGGFAEAKAVHDLCQANGVPVWCGGMLESGVGRAHNIALASLPNFTLPGDVSASRRYWQRDIIQPPVEVTPRGTIVLGGEPGFGYALDMDFLRSVRVREEKFRAS; this is encoded by the coding sequence ATGGCCTTCCGAATAGAACAGATCCGGCTGCACTGGCTGGAAATGCCGCTGGTGCATTTCTTTGAGACGAGTTTCGGGCGCACCACGCGCCGGAAGATCATTCTTGTCGAGGTTTGCAGCGGGGGCGTGTCCGGCTGGGGCGAGGCCACCTGCGGCGAGCACCCCTTTTACAACGAAGAGTGGACCGAAGGCGCCTGGCTCATCCTGCGCGACTATGTCATTCCGGCCGCGCTCGGCCAGCAGCTCGAGTCCGCCGCCGGAGCGGCGAAGTTCGCCGCCGGCCTCCGCGGCCACCGCATGGCCCGCGGGGCGCTCGAGGCCGCCTGCTGGGACCTGGAGGCGCGGCTGCGGGGCGAGCCGCTGTGGAAGACGATCGGGGGGGGCGCGCGCCGGGAGATCCCCTGCGGCGTCTCCATCGGCATCCAGAACACGGTGGAAGAGCTGCTTGAAAAGATCCGCACCGAGCTTGCGGCCGGCTACCAGCGGATCAAGATCAAGATCAAGCCCGGCTGGGACGTCAACGCCGTCGAGGCCGTCCGGCGCGAGTTCCCGGACATCCTGCTGATGGCGGACGCCAACAGCGCCTACACGCTGGCCGATACCGAGCGTCTGAAACAGCTCGACCGGTTCCGGCTCATGATGATCGAGCAGCCGCTGGCTCACGACGACATCATCGACCACGCGCGGCTCCAGGAGCGGCTGGAGACGCCTATCTGCCTGGACGAATGCATCCGCACCGCGCACCACGCCGAGCAGGCCATCCGGCTCGGCGCCTGCCGCATCATCAACATCAAGCTCGGCCGCGTGGGCGGTTTTGCGGAAGCGAAGGCGGTCCACGACCTTTGCCAGGCCAACGGCGTGCCGGTCTGGTGCGGCGGGATGCTGGAAAGCGGCGTTGGCCGCGCGCACAACATCGCGCTGGCCTCGCTGCCCAACTTCACCCTGCCCGGGGACGTCTCGGCCAGCCGCCGCTACTGGCAAAGGGACATCATCCAGCCGCCGGTGGAAGTGACGCCGCGGGGAACCATCGTGCTCGGCGGCGAGCCAGGCTTCGGCTACGCGCTCGACATGGATTTTCTTCGATCCGTGCGCGTGCGCGAGGAGAAGTTCCGCGCATCGTGA
- a CDS encoding UPF0102 protein → MWLKGVCRLCDGLRDWARRRRWNEERALGRRAEDVAHRYLEAEGLTVVDRNWTLPDRGAEVDLVAWDGDTVVFVEVKSRREPLAGDPQRAIDRDKRRRIVRAARIFLRRWRIPPERARFDVVTVVFEPYQVRHYRDAWSMRDWDRLS, encoded by the coding sequence ATGTGGCTGAAGGGCGTCTGCCGGCTCTGCGACGGCCTGCGGGACTGGGCCCGGCGGCGTCGCTGGAACGAGGAGCGCGCGCTCGGCCGCCGGGCCGAGGACGTGGCCCACCGGTATCTGGAAGCGGAAGGGCTCACGGTGGTCGACCGGAACTGGACGCTGCCGGACCGCGGCGCGGAGGTCGACCTGGTGGCCTGGGACGGCGACACGGTGGTCTTCGTCGAGGTCAAAAGCCGCCGGGAGCCGCTGGCCGGCGACCCGCAGCGGGCCATCGACCGTGACAAGCGCCGCCGCATCGTGCGCGCCGCCCGGATCTTCCTGCGCCGCTGGCGCATTCCGCCAGAACGGGCGCGCTTTGACGTCGTCACCGTCGTCTTCGAACCGTACCAGGTGCGGCACTACCGCGACGCCTGGTCGATGAGGGATTGGGATCGGCTATCCTGA
- a CDS encoding metal-dependent hydrolase, translating to MLFNMRHVALLFLAAAAAAAATHPHVEFSTAAGPLRLTAIRHASFLLEAGGKVIHVDPWSQADYAGLPKADILLITDIHGDHFDLKAIDQVRRPDTLIIAPPAVAEKLQGVRVLRNGESADAGPFHIEAVPMYNLRRGPAEGQVYHPRGRGNGYVLTYGGFRLYISGDTEGTPEMRSLQNISAALICMNLPYTMPPEEAAEAVKAFRPGVVIPYHYRGSDLTVFARALEGTGIEVKLLDWYH from the coding sequence ATGCTCTTCAACATGAGGCATGTTGCACTCCTTTTCCTGGCCGCGGCCGCCGCGGCCGCTGCCACGCATCCACACGTTGAGTTCAGCACCGCCGCGGGCCCGCTGCGGCTCACGGCCATCCGCCATGCGTCCTTCCTGCTGGAGGCCGGCGGCAAGGTGATCCACGTCGATCCCTGGAGCCAGGCCGACTACGCCGGGCTGCCCAAGGCCGATATCCTGCTGATCACGGACATCCACGGCGACCACTTCGACCTGAAAGCCATCGATCAGGTGCGCCGTCCCGACACCCTGATCATCGCTCCGCCCGCTGTGGCCGAAAAGCTCCAGGGCGTGCGCGTGCTGCGCAACGGGGAAAGTGCCGATGCCGGCCCCTTCCACATTGAGGCCGTGCCCATGTACAACCTCAGGCGCGGTCCCGCCGAAGGCCAGGTCTACCACCCCAGGGGGCGCGGCAACGGGTATGTCCTCACTTATGGCGGCTTCCGGCTCTACATCTCCGGCGACACCGAAGGCACGCCGGAGATGCGCTCATTGCAGAACATCAGCGCCGCGCTCATCTGCATGAACTTGCCCTATACGATGCCCCCGGAGGAGGCGGCCGAGGCTGTAAAAGCGTTTCGGCCCGGGGTGGTGATCCCCTATCATTACCGCGGATCGGATCTCACGGTCTTCGCCCGGGCGCTGGAAGGCACCGGGATCGAAGTGAAGCTGCTGGACTGGTATCACTGA